In a single window of the Acyrthosiphon pisum isolate AL4f chromosome X, pea_aphid_22Mar2018_4r6ur, whole genome shotgun sequence genome:
- the LOC103308943 gene encoding uncharacterized protein LOC103308943, with protein sequence MSDFGDISDPDELSTISPKRKNPKGKDILMKSPGIKYEDIVNNLSEASGLGRETISKTIAEYKRTNTVTSPNKKRIKSSLFDKIDDLDRNGLRQKYTIKKLDFVFEKRKRCSVLTKREDLIVQRRSYLYNIRKYRQEGRQIYYLDETCLNAGDFVDRVWKDNTVLSKHDAFNKGLTTGSTNPTGKGKRLMILHIGSDKGFLPGGLLCFESKKNSADYHDEINGDNFKEWFETILPRLEPNNIIVMDNAPYHSVILEKYPSTRWNKAQLSEWLQSKGVVLDRPFLKHELMAQKEAGHTVLRLPPYHCEFNPIELAWAMVKGYAKRENTTFKMDDVRQLLHMAIERVTSENWQNFIKHVIGEEEKIWKVDDIMDEVIDQMEHCVLTITGETDSDYE encoded by the exons atgaGTGATTTTGGTGATATTTCTGATCCAGATGAATTGTCTACTATTTCTCCGAAGAGAAAAAATCCAAAAGGAAAa gatattttgatgaaatcgCCGGGCATCAAGTACGAAGATATTGTCAATAATTTGTCAGAGGCCTCGGGTTTAGGTCGTGAGACAATTAGTAAAACCATCGCTGAATACAAACGTACAAATACGGTTACATCTCCCAACAAAAAGCGCATTAAGTCTTCTCTCTTCgacaaaattgatgatttagATCGCAATGGATTACGACAAAAA TATACCATCAAGAAATTGGATTTTGTGTTCGAAAAAAGAAAAAGGTGCAGTGTGCTAACGAAGAGGGAAGACTTGATTGTTCAGCGCCGaagttatttgtataatatccgCAAGTATCGTCAGGAAGGtcgacaaatttattatttggacGAGACGTGTTTGAATGCAGGCGACTTTGTGGACCGCGTGTGGAAGGACAATACTGTTCTTTCCAAACACGACGCGTTCAACAAAGGACTAACGACCGGGTCGACCAACCCAACTGGCAAGGGCAAGCGGCTGATGATACTTCATATCGGTTCGGACAAAGGTTTTTTGCCAGGTGGTTTATTATGCTTTGAATCCAAAAAAAATAGCGCCGATTATCACGATGAAATAAATGGTGATAATTTCAAGGAATGGTTTGAGACTATTCTACCTCGACTTGAGcctaataacattattgttatgGACAACGCCCCATACCATTCCGTCATATTGGAAAAATATCCGAGTACGCGTTGGAATAAAGCCCAATTATCGGAGTGGCTTCAATCAAAAGGTGTTGTTCTTGACAGACCATTTTTGAAGCATGAACTGATGGCCCAAA AAGAAGCAGGACACACCGTACTCCGATTACCGCCCTATCATTGCGAATTTAATCCAATTGAATTGGCATGGGCTATGGTAAAAGGTTACGCAAAACGcgaaaacacaacatttaagaTGGACGACGTTCGCCAACTTCTTCATATGGCAATTGAAAGGGTGACATCAGAAAATTGGCAAAATTTCATCAAACATGTCATCGGAGAAGAAGAGAAAATTTGGAAAGTCGACGATATCATGGACGAAGTAATTGATCAAATGGAACATTGTGTTTTAACAATAACGGGAGAAACTGATTCTGAttatgagtaa
- the LOC100163229 gene encoding putative nuclease HARBI1 isoform X2, translating into MGGNMKAHSMYFLRGESTTRTIISETSQVIWDCLHDIYMPIPSKEHWKKVADRFYDLWNIPNCIGAIDGKHFKIKCPSNTGSAYFNYKHYFSVVLMACVDADGLFLTIDVGDYGRNSDGRVFRRSSLGITLENNALDIPEPKVLPGWENKDKFPHYFVADEAFPLKTNIMRPFPKRSLNKERRIYNYRCSRARRSVECSFGMLVSKFRLFEQPIGCKVETAEALIKAACVLHNFIRIKEGVFSTPSHPSTINSMGYQNIEDQGIRPTRAAESNRDFLCDYFVSNEGKVPWQDNFS; encoded by the exons ATGGGAGGTAATATGAAGGCTCATTCAATGTACTTTTTGAGAGGAGAGTCAACTACTAGAACTATTATTTCTGAAACATCCCAAGTTATTTGGGATTGTCTCCATGATATATATATGCCAATTCCTTCAAAAGAACATTGGAAAAAAGTTGCAGAtcgtttttatgatttatggaaCATTCCAAATTGTATCGGCGCTATCGATGGGAAGCACTTTAAAATCAAATGCCCATCAAATACAGGCTCagcttattttaattataagcatTACTTTAGTGTTGTTTTGATGGCCTGTGTGGATGCAGATGGACTTTTTTTAACGATTGATGTTGGTGATTATGGGCGAAACAGTGATGGCAGAGTATTTAGAAGGAGTTCGCTTGGAATAACCTTAGAAAACAACGCACTGGATATTCCCGAACCTAAAGTATTACCTGGTTGGGAAAATAAGGACAAATTTCCACACTATTTTGTGGCAGATGAAGCGTTCCCCCTAAAAACCAATATAATGCGACCATTTCCAAAAAGGTCATTGAATAAAGAGAGACGCATTTATAATTACAG atGTTCTAGAGCAAGGAGGAGTGTGGAGTGCAGTTTTGGAATGCTTGTGTCAAAGTTTAGACTTTTTGAACAACCTATAGGTTGCAAAGTAGAAACAGCCGAAGCATTGATTAAAGCAGCAtgtgttttacataattttattcgcATAAAAGAAGGTGTATTTTCAACACCTTCACACCCATCAACCATCAATTCAATGGGATATCAAAATATTGAGGATCAAGGAATAAGACCAACAAGAGCAGCAGAAAGCAACAGAGATTTTTTATGTGACTATTTTGTATCGAACGAGGGTAAAGTCCCATGGCAGGACAATTtctcgtaa
- the LOC107883347 gene encoding uncharacterized protein LOC107883347: MVEQQDTIVTIQLVQEIEKYACLYDYNLKSYSNDRAKTAAWNDVSKTVNISVSDCKEKWRNIRGRYLRQVKEQPPSGSGVKRKKKDYYLSEYLQFIEPFTKSRPQTGNLQTQENDNDGSETEVDDEIDIDTSITCQETSVHKPKTIDKSIKKKNNTSSLDELNKVATNYFTNKKLTKERNEEPDDPDMNFLKSLLPDIKALNPKVKRTLKYDILKLVNDANEQMEMSQQEQNTTIQQGTYQTPYEINQPQDLLHHHQETHNSPYGINQSKSQPYQQEQHAPYWRPL; encoded by the exons atggtTGAGCAACAAGACACTATTGTGACTATTCAACTAGTAcaggaaattgaaaaatatgcatgtttgtacgattataatttaaaatcatatagcAACGATCGGGCAAAAACAGCAGCATGGAATGATGTTTCAAAAACAGTTAATATATCAG tAAGTGATTGCAAAGAAAAATGGAGGAATATTAGAGGAAGATACTTAAGGCAAGTTAAAGAACAACCACCAAGTGGATCTGGAGTCAAACGCAAAAAGAAAGATTACTATCTAAGTGAATACTTACAATTCATCGAACCATTCACCAAATCAAGACCCCAAACCGGAAATTTACAAACCCAAGAAAATGATAACGATGGTTCAGAAACTGAAGTTGATGATGAAATTGATATTGATACTTCTATTACATGTCAAGAAACTTCTGTACATAAACCTAAGACAatagataaaagtataaaaaaaaaaaataatacatcatcACTAGATGAGCTAAATAAAGTAGCCACTAACTAttttaccaataaaaaattaacaaaggaAAGAAATGAAGAACCTGATGATCCAGATATGAACTTTCTAAAAAGCTTACTACCAGATATCAAAGCATTAAATCCAAAAGTAAAGAGAACtttaaaatatgacatattaaaaCTAGTTAATGATGCTAATGAACAAATGGAAATGAGTCAACAAGAACAAAACACAACAATACAACAAGGCACATATCAAACACCCTATGAAATTAACCAACCACAAGATCTCCTACATCACCACCAAGAAACACATAATTCTCCTTATGGCATCAACCAATCCAAGAGTCAACCATACCAGCAAGAACAACATGCTCCATACTGGAGaccattataa
- the LOC100163229 gene encoding protein ANTAGONIST OF LIKE HETEROCHROMATIN PROTEIN 1-like isoform X1, with protein MRIFILFSNKLGSLICKFVIMSSSDEEMLMLLLVNNINKNKKKRKYWVHPFIKNNANTLGTFSVTKELAMYPEKFKNFYRMSQESFNVLSHMVRTKLQKKDTNFRLSISVEERLLITLRFLAMGGNMKAHSMYFLRGESTTRTIISETSQVIWDCLHDIYMPIPSKEHWKKVADRFYDLWNIPNCIGAIDGKHFKIKCPSNTGSAYFNYKHYFSVVLMACVDADGLFLTIDVGDYGRNSDGRVFRRSSLGITLENNALDIPEPKVLPGWENKDKFPHYFVADEAFPLKTNIMRPFPKRSLNKERRIYNYRCSRARRSVECSFGMLVSKFRLFEQPIGCKVETAEALIKAACVLHNFIRIKEGVFSTPSHPSTINSMGYQNIEDQGIRPTRAAESNRDFLCDYFVSNEGKVPWQDNFS; from the exons atgaggatttttatattattttctaataaattaggGTCTTTGATTTGTAAGTTTGTAATTATGTCAAGTTCCGATGAAGAGATGTTAATGCTACTATTAGtaaacaacataaataaaaataaaaaaaaacgaaaatattggGTTCAtccattcattaaaaataatgctaATACACTTGGTACATTTTCGGTTACAAAAGAACTAGCAATGTATcctgaaaaattcaaaaatttttacCGTATGTCGCAAGAATCTTTCAATGTACTTTCACACATGGTTCGgaccaaattacaaaaaaaagacaCAAATTTTCGTTTGTCCATATCAGTTGAAGAGCGACTGTTGATTACACTCAG atttcTTGCGATGGGAGGTAATATGAAGGCTCATTCAATGTACTTTTTGAGAGGAGAGTCAACTACTAGAACTATTATTTCTGAAACATCCCAAGTTATTTGGGATTGTCTCCATGATATATATATGCCAATTCCTTCAAAAGAACATTGGAAAAAAGTTGCAGAtcgtttttatgatttatggaaCATTCCAAATTGTATCGGCGCTATCGATGGGAAGCACTTTAAAATCAAATGCCCATCAAATACAGGCTCagcttattttaattataagcatTACTTTAGTGTTGTTTTGATGGCCTGTGTGGATGCAGATGGACTTTTTTTAACGATTGATGTTGGTGATTATGGGCGAAACAGTGATGGCAGAGTATTTAGAAGGAGTTCGCTTGGAATAACCTTAGAAAACAACGCACTGGATATTCCCGAACCTAAAGTATTACCTGGTTGGGAAAATAAGGACAAATTTCCACACTATTTTGTGGCAGATGAAGCGTTCCCCCTAAAAACCAATATAATGCGACCATTTCCAAAAAGGTCATTGAATAAAGAGAGACGCATTTATAATTACAG atGTTCTAGAGCAAGGAGGAGTGTGGAGTGCAGTTTTGGAATGCTTGTGTCAAAGTTTAGACTTTTTGAACAACCTATAGGTTGCAAAGTAGAAACAGCCGAAGCATTGATTAAAGCAGCAtgtgttttacataattttattcgcATAAAAGAAGGTGTATTTTCAACACCTTCACACCCATCAACCATCAATTCAATGGGATATCAAAATATTGAGGATCAAGGAATAAGACCAACAAGAGCAGCAGAAAGCAACAGAGATTTTTTATGTGACTATTTTGTATCGAACGAGGGTAAAGTCCCATGGCAGGACAATTtctcgtaa